In one window of Myxococcales bacterium DNA:
- a CDS encoding FHA domain-containing protein gives MSESKRLTARLVAADDQGRRIELPLREGPNRIGRAPHCEIQFDDPECSREHALVTVADGRISVRDLGSENATFLNHHPLGTADEAAAAGDELIVGVIALTFEWFAPPVDDSATMVNAMQARRRPRGADDEPDRPRPAELDETRLLRPEEVALEPGRRQRLARFPFIEVFGESAGARRFLMRQAAFTIGRAPDNHLALVDKLVSGHHAVIRHTAEGYVIEDLGSRNGLFVNNQKVQRHRLTPNLDTILVGDTRLRFSLPRE, from the coding sequence ATGAGCGAAAGTAAACGCCTGACGGCCCGCCTGGTGGCCGCCGACGACCAAGGCCGCCGGATCGAACTGCCCCTGCGCGAGGGGCCCAACCGGATCGGCCGCGCGCCGCATTGCGAGATTCAATTCGACGATCCCGAGTGCTCGCGCGAGCACGCGCTGGTCACGGTGGCGGACGGCCGGATTTCCGTGCGCGACCTCGGCTCGGAGAACGCGACCTTTCTCAACCATCACCCGTTGGGAACCGCCGACGAGGCGGCGGCGGCCGGCGACGAGTTGATCGTCGGCGTCATCGCCCTGACGTTCGAATGGTTCGCGCCGCCCGTCGACGACAGCGCGACGATGGTCAACGCCATGCAAGCGCGCCGCCGGCCGCGCGGCGCGGACGACGAACCGGACCGGCCGCGCCCCGCTGAACTGGACGAAACCCGCCTGCTGCGCCCGGAGGAGGTCGCCCTCGAGCCCGGCCGCCGGCAGCGGCTGGCGCGGTTTCCGTTCATCGAGGTTTTCGGCGAAAGCGCCGGCGCCCGCCGGTTCCTGATGCGGCAGGCCGCGTTCACCATCGGCCGCGCTCCCGACAACCACCTGGCCCTGGTCGACAAACTCGTTTCCGGCCATCACGCCGTCATCCGGCACACGGCCGAGGGCTACGTGATCGAGGACCTCGGCAGCCGCAACGGCCTGTTCGTCAACAATCAGAAGGTGCAGCGGCATCGGTTGACGCCGAACCTCGATACCATTCTGGTCGGCGACACGCGCTTGCGATTCAGTCTCCCCCGCGAGTAA
- a CDS encoding DUF3795 domain-containing protein codes for MPVQENLVAPCGLYCGKCPLYLANVNEALAQSLAEQMKTTPDRAKCPGCRPAAGSPTPLQGKVCETYYCAKEKSLFLCGECASFPCPRFAPTADLANFLPHNTKIFNLLSIRRDGLELWAEQYPMIMSRYFQGKLMLGAGPQLPKTK; via the coding sequence ATGCCGGTGCAAGAGAACCTGGTGGCGCCCTGCGGATTGTATTGTGGGAAGTGTCCGTTGTACTTGGCCAACGTGAACGAAGCCCTGGCCCAATCGCTCGCCGAGCAGATGAAGACCACGCCCGATCGCGCCAAATGTCCCGGTTGCCGACCGGCCGCCGGTTCGCCGACGCCGCTGCAAGGCAAGGTCTGCGAGACTTATTATTGCGCCAAGGAGAAAAGCTTGTTTCTCTGCGGCGAGTGCGCCTCGTTTCCCTGCCCGCGATTTGCGCCGACGGCCGACCTGGCGAATTTCCTGCCGCACAACACGAAAATCTTCAACCTGCTGTCGATCCGTCGCGACGGCCTGGAACTGTGGGCCGAGCAGTACCCGATGATCATGAGCCGCTATTTTCAGGGCAAGCTGATGCTCGGCGCGGGCCCACAGTTGCCGAAGACCAAATAA